In the Insulibacter thermoxylanivorax genome, one interval contains:
- a CDS encoding DUF3866 family protein, which yields MIAWQIGIVTELIAQRDGMQEVRVKLSDGTSGRALHDLSIHEPLIAGDQVLLNTTAVRLNLGTGGYHFVHARLPESSFGASGCSHSLAEPATESGSAGERGHTDLFAECYTDRSNSRCRESGKAAHNGHMMKLKYTSLQRAVLAAEEPASPYHEVFINHQRIDGIPVLVGELHSMLPIAAAWLHYAKPQLRIAYVMSDGGALPISLSRHVSALKQLSWLCGTVTYGQAYGGDLETMNKFTALIAARHILRADIIIACMGPGIAGTGTPLGHTGTEAGELVNAAAMLGGRPILIPRLSGAEQRPRHYGLSHHLTANLKYTAACRAVLPLPAGLPDELTAVVRRQLKPILEEGRHRITWQDEPSLTDLEAALCAYPLTITTMGRTLRDDPSFYLGAASAAAYAAACCTGSANHGA from the coding sequence ATGATCGCGTGGCAGATCGGCATCGTTACCGAACTGATCGCGCAGCGGGACGGTATGCAGGAGGTACGTGTGAAGCTCTCCGACGGTACCAGCGGGCGGGCCTTACATGACCTTTCCATCCATGAACCGCTGATTGCGGGGGACCAAGTGCTGCTCAATACGACGGCGGTTCGCCTAAATCTAGGCACAGGGGGGTATCATTTCGTCCATGCCAGGCTGCCTGAGAGCAGCTTCGGAGCCTCAGGCTGTTCGCACAGCTTAGCAGAGCCCGCCACAGAGTCCGGCAGTGCCGGCGAACGCGGTCATACTGACCTCTTTGCTGAGTGTTATACGGACCGCAGTAACAGCCGCTGCCGTGAATCTGGGAAGGCCGCACATAACGGGCATATGATGAAGCTCAAATACACCTCGCTGCAGCGCGCCGTGCTGGCGGCCGAAGAGCCGGCCAGCCCGTATCATGAGGTGTTCATCAACCATCAGCGGATCGACGGCATACCCGTTCTGGTTGGAGAATTGCACAGCATGCTGCCGATCGCAGCAGCTTGGCTGCATTATGCAAAGCCCCAGCTGAGAATCGCTTATGTGATGAGCGACGGCGGCGCGCTGCCGATCTCCTTAAGCCGCCACGTATCCGCTTTGAAGCAGCTGTCTTGGCTGTGCGGGACGGTGACTTACGGACAGGCATACGGAGGCGATCTGGAGACGATGAACAAATTCACCGCGTTGATCGCTGCCCGGCATATCCTGCGCGCGGATATCATCATCGCCTGCATGGGACCGGGGATCGCAGGAACGGGTACGCCCCTCGGCCATACCGGCACGGAGGCGGGCGAGCTTGTCAACGCTGCCGCCATGCTGGGCGGGAGACCGATCCTTATACCGCGGCTGAGCGGTGCAGAGCAGAGGCCGCGGCATTACGGCCTAAGCCATCATCTGACGGCGAACCTTAAGTATACGGCGGCCTGCCGCGCTGTGCTTCCTCTTCCCGCCGGCTTGCCGGATGAGCTCACGGCCGTCGTCCGGCGTCAGCTGAAACCGATCTTGGAGGAGGGCCGGCACCGAATCACCTGGCAGGATGAGCCAAGCCTGACGGACTTGGAAGCCGCTCTCTGCGCATACCCGTTGACCATCACGACGATGGGGCGCACGCTCCGCGATGATCCTAGCTTCTACCTCGGGGCTGCTTCCGCCGCTGCGTATGCTGCGGCTTGCTGTACCGGTTCAGCCAATCACGGAGCTTAG
- a CDS encoding DUF4227 family protein translates to MIISLKAWRRRIRYMILFIVLVYFIFHVTQLIYEWLDPFDSEDKPSGHAVKVFEQLHEGDGRVIFKDRLLFFFWYGE, encoded by the coding sequence ATGATCATCTCGCTTAAGGCTTGGCGCAGGCGTATCAGATATATGATTTTGTTCATCGTGCTCGTATATTTCATCTTTCATGTCACACAGCTCATCTATGAGTGGCTGGATCCCTTTGACTCCGAAGACAAGCCCAGCGGCCATGCGGTGAAGGTGTTCGAACAATTGCATGAAGGAGACGGGAGAGTCATCTTCAAGGATCGTTTATTGTTTTTCTTCTGGTACGGCGAATAG
- a CDS encoding NUDIX hydrolase yields the protein MTDKKHPDADPMRDDQRFAEPTLYSQPIFQGKVISLQVDTVRLPNGEEATREIVRHPGGVSVLALLDGKMLVVEQYRKPLGKSQIEIPAGKLDRGTEDPMAAAMRELEEETGYKTDHLEYICSYYTSPGFADEIMHMYFTDRLEKSEMNLDEDEFLVCDAITLEQALAYIREGRISDAKTVMAVYIWQLYQATGRLI from the coding sequence ATGACCGACAAGAAACATCCTGATGCTGATCCGATGCGGGATGATCAACGGTTCGCGGAGCCGACGCTTTATTCGCAGCCGATCTTCCAGGGCAAGGTGATCTCCCTTCAAGTCGATACGGTGAGACTGCCCAATGGTGAGGAAGCGACCCGTGAGATCGTCCGTCATCCCGGCGGCGTGTCCGTGCTGGCGCTGCTCGACGGCAAGATGCTCGTCGTTGAGCAATACCGCAAGCCCCTTGGCAAGAGCCAGATCGAGATTCCAGCGGGCAAGCTGGACCGCGGCACCGAAGATCCGATGGCGGCGGCGATGCGGGAGCTCGAAGAGGAGACGGGATATAAGACGGATCATCTAGAATACATCTGCTCGTATTATACGTCGCCGGGCTTCGCTGATGAGATCATGCACATGTACTTCACCGACCGTCTGGAGAAGAGCGAGATGAATCTCGACGAGGATGAGTTCCTCGTGTGCGATGCGATTACGTTGGAGCAGGCCCTTGCCTATATCCGTGAAGGCCGGATCTCCGATGCGAAGACGGTGATGGCCGTGTATATCTGGCAGCTCTATCAAGCGACGGGCAGGCTGATCTAA
- a CDS encoding D-alanyl-D-alanine carboxypeptidase family protein, producing the protein MKLRRMGLIVLMWILIMGVVQGGLAVFAGPLETAEASEEENPSSSLWDDSQSDEQSDEERQEAEAFEIQEAEEPAASEPQDKPQDSIEASEEPKVDLAPNAKSAILMDVDTGTILFEKNIHEKVPPASITKIMTMLLVMEALEQKKITLDEMVTASERAASMGGSQIFLEAGEQMSVADLLKGVAMASGNDASVALAEKIAGSEEMFVQMMNKRAQELGMTNTRFMNSNGLPAENHYSTAHDIAIMSRELLRHELITEYTGKYQDYLRTDTENPFWLVNTNKLVRFYAGVDGLKTGYTSEAKFCLAATAKRDNMRVIAVVLGEPNTKTRNAEVAALFDYAFSQYGNLPIFKAGDEIGTFEVAKGEVKRIAITAERPYSVLIRKGEDTEKIRHELVLEPKLEAPIQKGQPIGKIVVYKGEEKLTEFPLESPQDVNKAGWWTLFKRAAGKMFFVNEER; encoded by the coding sequence ATGAAGTTGAGAAGAATGGGGCTAATCGTTCTGATGTGGATCCTGATCATGGGTGTCGTTCAAGGCGGTTTGGCTGTATTCGCCGGGCCGTTGGAAACGGCAGAAGCAAGCGAGGAAGAAAACCCGTCTTCTTCGCTGTGGGATGATTCCCAGTCGGATGAGCAGAGCGATGAGGAGCGACAAGAAGCCGAAGCCTTTGAGATTCAAGAGGCGGAGGAGCCAGCAGCGAGTGAACCGCAGGACAAACCGCAGGACAGCATCGAGGCCAGTGAAGAACCGAAGGTCGATCTGGCGCCGAATGCCAAATCGGCGATCCTGATGGATGTCGATACGGGCACGATTCTCTTCGAGAAAAATATTCATGAGAAAGTTCCCCCTGCCAGCATCACGAAGATCATGACGATGCTGCTTGTGATGGAGGCGTTGGAGCAGAAGAAGATCACCTTGGATGAGATGGTGACGGCCAGTGAACGCGCGGCTTCGATGGGCGGTTCCCAGATCTTCCTGGAAGCCGGGGAACAGATGTCCGTGGCCGATCTGCTGAAGGGCGTGGCGATGGCTTCGGGCAACGACGCCTCAGTGGCGCTGGCCGAGAAGATCGCCGGCAGCGAAGAGATGTTCGTGCAGATGATGAATAAACGGGCACAGGAGCTCGGCATGACGAACACCCGCTTCATGAACAGCAATGGTCTTCCAGCGGAGAACCACTATTCCACTGCCCATGATATCGCGATCATGTCAAGAGAACTGTTGAGGCATGAGCTGATTACGGAATATACGGGCAAATATCAGGATTATCTGCGCACCGATACGGAGAATCCGTTCTGGCTGGTTAACACCAATAAACTGGTACGATTCTATGCCGGAGTGGATGGACTGAAGACCGGGTATACCAGCGAAGCGAAGTTCTGCCTTGCTGCAACGGCCAAACGGGATAATATGCGCGTGATCGCTGTGGTGTTGGGTGAGCCGAATACGAAGACGCGCAATGCTGAAGTCGCGGCGCTGTTTGATTATGCCTTCTCGCAATATGGGAACTTGCCGATCTTTAAAGCCGGTGATGAAATCGGCACCTTCGAGGTAGCCAAAGGAGAGGTCAAACGCATCGCCATAACGGCGGAACGGCCGTACAGCGTCTTGATTCGCAAAGGGGAAGACACGGAGAAAATCCGCCATGAGTTAGTCCTTGAACCGAAGCTTGAAGCGCCGATTCAGAAGGGGCAGCCCATCGGCAAAATCGTTGTCTACAAAGGGGAAGAGAAGTTGACGGAGTTCCCGCTCGAGTCCCCGCAAGATGTGAACAAAGCCGGTTGGTGGACGCTGTTTAAACGGGCTGCGGGCAAGATGTTCTTCGTGAATGAGGAAAGATGA
- a CDS encoding M20/M25/M40 family metallo-hydrolase, with product MVNEQRLIETFIELVQVDSESGHEGEICKLLEQKFSELGLKVYVDDTMEQTGHGAGNLFAEWEADEGLESALPILFNSHMDTVTPGVGIKPRLDDDGYIRSDGTTILGSDDKAGIAAMLEAIQVIQENKIPHGPLQFVITVGEESGLVGAKAISPEKLKGRYGYALDSNGKVGEISVAGPSQAQIRVKVHGKSAHAGVNPEDGISAIQVASKAISRMPLGRIDEETSANIGRFAGGGPTNIVCDYVEIEAEARSLVEEKLHAQVEAMKQAFEQTAEEFGAKVEFHSEVIYPGYKFDETAPVVKLASQALQKIGREVKLLRSGGGSDANIFNGHGVPMVNLAIGYELIHTTKEQMPVEELVKTTELVIALVEEAANKQQDWS from the coding sequence ATGGTGAATGAACAACGCTTAATCGAAACTTTCATAGAACTGGTGCAAGTCGACTCGGAGTCCGGCCATGAGGGCGAGATCTGCAAGCTGCTTGAGCAGAAGTTCAGCGAATTAGGCCTCAAGGTGTATGTGGACGATACGATGGAGCAGACAGGGCACGGCGCGGGGAATCTATTTGCCGAATGGGAGGCGGATGAGGGCTTGGAGTCCGCGCTGCCGATTCTCTTCAACTCCCATATGGATACGGTGACGCCGGGCGTTGGCATCAAGCCGCGCTTGGATGATGACGGCTATATCCGCAGCGACGGTACGACGATCCTGGGAAGCGACGATAAGGCGGGAATCGCAGCGATGCTAGAAGCGATCCAGGTGATCCAAGAGAACAAGATTCCCCATGGGCCGCTTCAGTTCGTCATCACCGTCGGGGAAGAGAGCGGCCTTGTCGGGGCGAAAGCCATCTCTCCGGAGAAGCTGAAGGGCAGATACGGCTACGCCTTGGACTCGAACGGCAAGGTCGGCGAGATCTCGGTGGCGGGGCCGAGCCAGGCGCAGATCCGCGTGAAAGTCCATGGCAAGTCCGCCCATGCCGGCGTAAATCCGGAAGACGGAATCAGTGCGATCCAAGTGGCCAGCAAGGCGATCTCCCGCATGCCGCTGGGACGGATCGACGAGGAGACCTCGGCCAATATCGGAAGGTTCGCCGGCGGCGGCCCGACGAATATCGTCTGCGATTATGTGGAGATCGAAGCAGAAGCGCGCAGCCTGGTGGAGGAGAAATTACACGCACAGGTTGAAGCGATGAAGCAAGCCTTCGAGCAGACGGCAGAGGAGTTCGGAGCGAAAGTGGAATTCCACAGCGAAGTGATCTATCCGGGGTACAAATTCGATGAAACCGCCCCTGTTGTGAAACTCGCGTCTCAAGCGCTGCAGAAGATCGGCCGGGAAGTGAAGCTGCTGCGCTCCGGTGGCGGGAGCGACGCCAATATCTTCAACGGGCACGGCGTTCCGATGGTGAATCTTGCTATCGGTTATGAGCTGATCCATACGACCAAGGAGCAGATGCCGGTGGAGGAATTGGTGAAGACTACGGAACTCGTCATCGCCCTGGTTGAGGAAGCGGCGAACAAACAGCAAGACTGGTCATGA
- the deoB gene encoding phosphopentomutase, whose protein sequence is MNQLQRKFDRIALIVLDSVGIGELPDAASFGDTGAHTLGHIAERVPGFALPNMQRLGLGNIEALQGVPPAAQPLAYYGKMAEVSAGKDTMTGHWEIMGLKVTVPFNTFPEGFPSELIAAFEERTGRRVIGNKPASGTAIIEELGEEQMHTGAWIVYTSADSVFQIAAHEDIIPLEELYRACEIARELTLDERYAVGRVIARPYVGQPGAFARTANRRDYAVKPPAPTVMNALKDGGYDCIAVGKINDIFVGEGVTRAEPTKNNDDGINKTISLLKESFEGLLFTNLVDFDSLYGHRRDPQGYGEALMHFDRRLPEIMEGIGERDLLIITADHGNDPVHSGTDHTREYVPLLVWSPGLMSPRSLGVRSTFSDVGATAADNFRVQLPENGQSFLQELL, encoded by the coding sequence ATGAACCAACTGCAGCGTAAATTTGACCGCATCGCTTTGATCGTGCTGGACAGCGTGGGGATCGGCGAATTGCCCGATGCCGCAAGCTTCGGCGATACGGGTGCACATACCTTAGGACATATCGCGGAGCGGGTGCCGGGCTTCGCCCTGCCCAACATGCAGCGCTTGGGGTTAGGCAATATCGAAGCCCTGCAAGGCGTGCCCCCTGCGGCACAGCCCCTTGCCTATTACGGCAAGATGGCGGAGGTATCGGCAGGCAAGGATACGATGACCGGGCATTGGGAGATCATGGGTCTCAAGGTGACGGTGCCGTTCAATACGTTCCCGGAAGGGTTTCCGTCAGAGTTAATCGCAGCCTTCGAAGAACGAACCGGCCGCCGGGTGATCGGCAACAAACCGGCATCCGGCACGGCGATCATCGAAGAGCTGGGCGAAGAGCAGATGCACACCGGCGCTTGGATCGTATACACTTCTGCCGACAGTGTGTTTCAGATCGCTGCCCACGAGGATATCATTCCTCTCGAGGAATTGTATCGAGCCTGTGAGATCGCAAGGGAGCTGACCCTCGACGAACGCTATGCCGTCGGCCGGGTGATCGCGCGGCCCTATGTTGGACAGCCGGGCGCCTTCGCGCGTACGGCCAACCGCCGCGACTATGCGGTGAAGCCGCCGGCACCGACGGTGATGAATGCGCTCAAGGACGGCGGATATGACTGTATCGCCGTTGGCAAGATCAATGATATCTTCGTCGGCGAAGGGGTCACCCGGGCGGAACCGACAAAGAACAATGATGACGGCATCAACAAGACGATCAGCCTGTTGAAGGAATCCTTCGAGGGGCTGCTGTTTACCAATCTGGTGGATTTTGATTCGCTGTACGGGCACCGGCGGGATCCGCAGGGTTATGGGGAAGCGCTGATGCACTTCGACCGCCGGCTGCCTGAGATCATGGAAGGCATCGGGGAGCGGGATCTCTTGATCATCACCGCAGACCACGGCAATGATCCCGTGCACAGCGGCACCGATCACACGCGTGAATATGTGCCGCTGCTCGTATGGAGCCCGGGACTTATGTCCCCGCGTTCATTGGGCGTGCGCTCCACGTTCTCCGATGTCGGGGCAACGGCGGCGGACAATTTCCGCGTGCAGCTGCCAGAGAACGGTCAGAGTTTCTTGCAAGAGTTGCTGTAA
- a CDS encoding purine-nucleoside phosphorylase, which translates to MARLDANQGLDANQLQQQLKEAAEFIRGRLSGKPEIGLILGSGLGVLADLIEQPLTIPYGEIPHFPVSTVAGHSGELVIGAIAGRQVIMMKGRFHLYEGYGEAQVTFPVRVMKLLGIEKLIVTNAAGGVNRSFQPGDLMMITDHINLMGRNPLIGPNLDEFGPRFPDMTEAYSRALRKVLKDTADELGIQLQEGVYAAMLGPAYETPAEIRMLQTIGADAVGMSTVPEVIVARHAGIEVLGISCITNMAAGLLDQPLRHDEVVETAERVKEQFLKLVLNVIPKL; encoded by the coding sequence ATGGCGAGATTGGATGCGAACCAGGGATTAGATGCTAATCAATTGCAACAACAATTGAAGGAAGCGGCTGAGTTCATCCGCGGCCGGCTGTCCGGTAAGCCGGAGATCGGCTTGATCCTCGGATCGGGTCTGGGCGTGCTGGCGGATCTGATTGAACAGCCGCTGACGATTCCATATGGGGAGATTCCACATTTTCCTGTATCGACAGTAGCCGGCCATTCCGGTGAGCTGGTGATCGGTGCGATCGCCGGCAGACAGGTCATCATGATGAAGGGCAGATTCCATCTCTATGAAGGTTACGGGGAAGCGCAGGTGACCTTTCCGGTACGCGTGATGAAGCTTCTCGGCATCGAGAAACTCATCGTCACCAACGCCGCCGGCGGCGTCAATCGCTCCTTCCAGCCGGGGGATCTGATGATGATAACAGATCATATCAATCTCATGGGGAGAAATCCGCTTATCGGTCCGAATCTCGATGAATTTGGGCCGAGATTCCCTGATATGACGGAGGCCTACAGCCGAGCGCTGCGCAAGGTGCTTAAGGATACTGCCGACGAGCTCGGCATCCAGCTGCAGGAGGGCGTCTATGCGGCGATGCTCGGACCGGCCTATGAGACGCCGGCAGAGATCCGTATGCTGCAAACGATCGGCGCAGATGCGGTGGGCATGTCCACCGTGCCGGAGGTCATCGTTGCCCGCCATGCCGGCATCGAGGTGCTGGGCATCTCCTGCATCACGAATATGGCTGCCGGCCTCCTCGATCAGCCGCTGCGGCATGATGAAGTCGTGGAGACGGCGGAGCGGGTGAAGGAACAGTTCCTAAAGCTGGTCTTGAATGTCATTCCTAAGTTATAA
- a CDS encoding endonuclease Q family protein, translated as MCDLRECFVDLHIHIGRTAGGQPVKISAARDLTFFNIAKEAAERKGIDCIGIIDCQSPPVLQEMEELLEAGVMEEAPGGGLRYGRTTILLGSELEVRDPGLGPCHLLVYMPDFKTMREFSRFLAAYMKNVSLSSQRVYLPARGLQGEVIDRGGFVIPAHVFTPHKGMYGIACDTMDELLDPQHVAAVELGLSADSSMAGLISELAPFTFVTNSDAHSLSKIGREYNRMLLKEPSFEEVRRALLRQEGRAVTANYGLSPQLGKYHRSYCLKCRHLLDTEEQHVDECPVCGSKSLTRGVHDRIFEIRDLDEPLFPPHRPPYIEQVPLEFIPGLGAKTLQKLLDRFGTEMQILHHATFEQLAEAVPEKLAQAIILARDGRLELASGGGGRYGRVKL; from the coding sequence ATGTGTGATTTGCGCGAATGCTTCGTCGATCTGCATATTCATATCGGGCGAACGGCAGGCGGACAGCCGGTGAAGATCAGCGCCGCCCGCGATTTGACCTTCTTCAATATCGCGAAGGAAGCCGCTGAGCGCAAAGGCATCGACTGCATCGGCATCATCGACTGCCAATCCCCGCCCGTGCTGCAGGAGATGGAGGAACTCCTGGAGGCGGGTGTGATGGAGGAAGCGCCGGGCGGCGGGCTGCGCTACGGACGGACGACGATCCTGCTCGGTTCGGAATTGGAAGTGCGGGACCCGGGACTCGGGCCGTGCCATCTTCTGGTGTATATGCCCGACTTTAAGACGATGCGGGAGTTTTCGCGTTTCCTCGCGGCCTATATGAAGAACGTCTCCCTCAGCTCACAGCGCGTCTATCTGCCGGCGCGTGGGCTGCAAGGGGAGGTCATCGACCGCGGCGGATTCGTGATCCCGGCCCATGTCTTCACACCGCATAAGGGGATGTACGGCATCGCTTGCGATACGATGGATGAGCTGCTGGACCCGCAGCACGTGGCCGCCGTCGAGCTGGGATTAAGCGCTGATTCATCGATGGCAGGGCTGATCAGCGAGCTTGCTCCCTTCACCTTCGTGACGAATTCGGATGCCCACTCCCTCAGCAAGATCGGCCGGGAATATAACCGGATGCTCCTTAAGGAGCCGTCCTTTGAAGAGGTGAGGCGGGCGCTGCTTCGTCAGGAGGGACGAGCGGTGACAGCGAATTACGGGCTGTCGCCGCAGCTGGGCAAATATCACCGCTCCTATTGTCTGAAGTGCCGGCATCTCCTGGACACAGAGGAGCAGCACGTCGACGAATGCCCCGTCTGCGGCAGCAAGTCCCTCACCCGCGGGGTGCATGACCGGATCTTCGAGATCAGGGACCTTGACGAACCGCTGTTCCCGCCGCATCGCCCGCCCTATATCGAACAGGTCCCCTTGGAGTTCATCCCGGGACTGGGCGCGAAGACGCTGCAGAAGCTGCTTGACCGCTTCGGTACGGAGATGCAGATCCTGCACCATGCTACTTTCGAGCAGCTGGCGGAAGCGGTGCCGGAGAAGCTGGCGCAGGCGATCATCCTCGCGCGGGATGGGCGGCTCGAGCTGGCTTCCGGCGGCGGGGGCAGGTACGGCAGGGTAAAGCTATGA
- the spoIIM gene encoding stage II sporulation protein M: MPNPTLSFQRYLQQHLPLYIFVTVLFMMGVIFGALLVNALTLDQQQNMAQLIDNFFQTAMHGFEGTSPQSFADLFSLHLRWVLLILVFGLSIVGLPLILLIDFIKGALIGFAVGYLVAEYSWKGLLFALISVAPHNLIVIPVLLISSVAAISFSMYLIRCFILRNRAADAQSFLRYLLTHLTLSGLLVCAAVIQYLFIPRLLEWAAPLMLQTG, encoded by the coding sequence ATGCCAAACCCAACGCTGTCGTTCCAACGTTACTTGCAACAACATCTGCCGCTGTATATCTTCGTCACCGTATTGTTCATGATGGGCGTGATCTTCGGCGCCCTGCTGGTGAATGCCCTCACCTTGGACCAGCAGCAGAACATGGCACAGCTTATTGACAACTTCTTCCAAACAGCGATGCATGGTTTCGAAGGCACTTCACCGCAGTCCTTTGCGGATCTGTTCAGCCTTCACCTTCGCTGGGTTCTGCTCATCCTCGTCTTTGGATTATCGATTGTCGGTCTGCCCCTGATCCTGCTCATCGATTTTATCAAAGGGGCCTTGATCGGTTTTGCCGTCGGCTATTTGGTTGCTGAGTATTCCTGGAAGGGACTGCTCTTCGCCCTGATCTCCGTCGCGCCGCACAATCTCATTGTGATCCCGGTTTTGCTTATCTCCAGTGTGGCTGCGATCTCGTTTTCCATGTATTTGATACGCTGTTTTATCCTCCGCAATCGAGCTGCAGATGCGCAGTCGTTCCTTCGCTATCTTCTTACGCACCTTACACTGAGCGGTCTATTGGTCTGCGCGGCTGTGATCCAATATCTCTTCATCCCCCGTCTGCTGGAATGGGCGGCACCGCTCATGCTGCAGACAGGTTGA
- the fur gene encoding ferric iron uptake transcriptional regulator has product MEARIEHIKQQLQSQGYKLTPQREATVRVLLENEEDHLSAEDVFMLVKDKAPEIGLATVYRTLELLSDLHIVEKMNFGDGVARYDLRHESSKHHHHHLICVVCGSVDEIMDDWLLPLEERLAKEYHFKVLDHRLDFQGVCWRCKDKEPEDMNKK; this is encoded by the coding sequence ATGGAGGCAAGGATCGAGCATATCAAACAGCAGTTACAATCGCAGGGGTACAAGTTGACTCCGCAGCGTGAGGCAACAGTACGCGTGTTGTTGGAAAATGAAGAAGATCACCTAAGTGCGGAAGATGTTTTTATGCTTGTTAAAGACAAAGCACCTGAGATCGGCCTTGCGACCGTGTACAGAACCCTCGAGTTACTGAGCGATCTACATATCGTAGAGAAGATGAATTTCGGCGACGGAGTTGCGCGGTACGACCTGCGGCACGAAAGCAGCAAACATCATCACCATCATCTGATCTGTGTCGTCTGCGGTTCCGTCGATGAGATTATGGATGATTGGCTGCTTCCGTTGGAGGAGCGGTTGGCGAAGGAATACCATTTTAAGGTTCTGGACCATCGCTTGGATTTCCAAGGTGTCTGTTGGCGATGTAAGGACAAAGAACCCGAGGATATGAACAAGAAATAA
- a CDS encoding pyrimidine-nucleoside phosphorylase, translating to MRTVDLIQQKRDGHELSTEGIRHLIQGYVSGDIPDYQIAAWLMAVYFQGMSSRETADLTMAMAESGDQIDLSAIHGIKVDKHSTGGVGDTTTLVLAPLVAAAGVPVAKMSGRGLGHTGGTIDKLEAIRGFHVEMTRDQFVQQVNEIGAAVISQSDNITPADKMLYSLRDVTATVESIPLIASSIMSKKIASGADAIVLDVKTGSGAFMKTPEDSIKLAQAMVEIGTRVGRETIAIISSMEQPLGYAIGNALEVKEAILTLAGRGPQDLTELSLTLGSYMLVAGGRADHEEEARRLLEKLLHNGHALEKFKQFVAAQGGDASIIDEVLKEEDGDGSGSLPTAELKAVVQAPQAGCVAAIDAEALGRAAMKLGAGRETKESKIDLSAGIVLRVKTGDRVQSGDVLAELHSNLSQEAVDAVAREVQASIAFTDAVPDSQPLIYAVVSKDGVKRLSEQK from the coding sequence ATGCGCACAGTAGACCTTATCCAGCAGAAAAGGGACGGGCATGAGCTCAGTACAGAAGGGATCAGGCATCTGATCCAAGGTTATGTATCCGGGGACATTCCCGACTACCAGATCGCTGCGTGGCTGATGGCGGTTTATTTCCAAGGGATGAGCAGCCGTGAGACGGCGGATCTGACGATGGCGATGGCAGAGTCGGGGGATCAGATCGATCTGAGTGCGATTCACGGGATTAAAGTGGACAAGCACAGCACCGGCGGCGTCGGCGATACGACGACGCTGGTGCTGGCCCCCCTCGTGGCGGCGGCGGGGGTGCCGGTGGCGAAGATGTCGGGGCGCGGCCTTGGGCATACCGGCGGCACGATTGATAAGCTCGAGGCGATCCGAGGCTTCCATGTGGAGATGACGCGCGACCAGTTCGTACAACAGGTGAATGAGATCGGTGCGGCGGTGATCAGCCAATCGGATAATATCACCCCTGCGGATAAGATGCTGTACAGCCTGCGCGACGTCACGGCCACCGTGGAGTCGATCCCGCTGATCGCCAGTTCGATCATGAGCAAGAAGATCGCTTCCGGCGCCGATGCCATCGTCCTTGATGTGAAGACGGGAAGCGGCGCATTTATGAAGACGCCGGAGGATTCGATCAAGCTGGCGCAGGCGATGGTGGAGATCGGTACCCGGGTCGGGCGAGAGACCATTGCGATCATCAGCAGCATGGAACAGCCATTGGGATACGCGATAGGCAATGCTCTGGAAGTGAAGGAAGCGATCCTGACGCTTGCCGGCCGGGGACCTCAGGATCTGACCGAACTCAGCCTGACGCTGGGCTCCTATATGCTCGTTGCCGGCGGTCGGGCGGATCATGAGGAAGAAGCACGCCGTCTGCTGGAGAAACTTCTCCATAACGGACATGCTTTGGAGAAGTTCAAGCAATTCGTTGCCGCGCAGGGCGGCGATGCTTCGATTATCGATGAAGTCTTGAAGGAGGAAGACGGTGACGGCTCCGGCAGCCTTCCGACAGCTGAGTTGAAAGCAGTTGTGCAGGCGCCGCAGGCCGGCTGTGTCGCTGCCATTGATGCGGAGGCTTTGGGACGAGCGGCGATGAAGCTGGGAGCGGGGCGCGAGACGAAGGAGTCCAAGATCGACCTGTCCGCCGGAATTGTGCTTCGCGTTAAGACCGGAGATCGCGTCCAGTCCGGGGACGTGCTGGCTGAACTGCACAGCAACTTGTCGCAAGAAGCGGTCGATGCAGTCGCTAGAGAGGTTCAAGCGAGCATCGCCTTCACCGATGCCGTACCCGATTCGCAGCCGCTGATCTATGCTGTTGTATCCAAGGACGGCGTAAAACGGTTATCCGAGCAGAAGTGA